In one Dama dama isolate Ldn47 chromosome 5, ASM3311817v1, whole genome shotgun sequence genomic region, the following are encoded:
- the HOXB7 gene encoding homeobox protein Hox-B7 isoform X1, whose translation MSSLYYANALFSKYPAASSVFATGAFPEQTSCAFASNPQRPGYGAGSGASFAASMQGLYPGGGGMAGQSAAGVYAAGYGLEPSSFNMHCAPFEQNLSGVCPGDSAKAAGAKEQRDSDLAAESNFRIYPWMRSSGTDRKRGRQTYTRYQTLELEKEFHYNRYLTRRRRIEIAHALCLTERQIKIWFQNRRMKWKKENKTSGPGAASQDKAEVEEDEEE comes from the exons ATGAGTTCATTGTATTATGCGaatgctttattttctaaatatcctGCCGCAAGTTCGGTTTTCGCTACCGGAGCCTTCCCCGAACAAACTTCTTGTGCGTTTGCTTCCAACCCCCAGCGCCCGGGCTATGGAGCCGGTTCGGGCGCTTCCTTCGCCGCCTCGATGCAGGGCTTGTACCCCGGCGGGGGGGGCATGGCGGGCCAGAGCGCAGCCGGCGTCTACGCGGCCGGCTACGGGCTCGAGCCGAGTTCCTTCAACATGCACTGCGCGCCCTTTGAGCAGAACCTCTCCGGGGTGTGTCCCGGCGACTCTGCCAAGGCGGCGGGCGCCAAGGAGCAGAGGGACTCGGACTTGGCGGCCGAGAGTAACTTCCGGATCTACCCCTGGATGCGAAGCTCAG GGACCGACCGCAAGCGAGGACGCCAGACCTACACCCGCTATCAGACCCTGGAGCTGGAGAAGGAGTTTCACTACAATCGCTACCTGACGAGGCGGCGGCGCATCGAGATCGCGCACGCGCTCTGCCTCACGGAAAGACAGATAAAGATCTGGTTCCAGAACCGCCGCATGaagtggaaaaaagagaacaagaCCTCAGGCCCCGGGGCCGCCAGCCAGGACAAGGCCGAGGTGGAGGAGGATGAGGAAGAGTGA
- the HOXB7 gene encoding homeobox protein Hox-B7 isoform X2 — MSSLYYANALFSKYPAASSVFATGAFPEQTSCAFASNPQRPGYGAGSGASFAASMQGLYPGGGGMAGQSAAGVYAAGYGLEPSSFNMHCAPFEQNLSGVCPGDSAKAAGAKEQRDSDLAAESNFRIYPWMRSSGNAAHRAVPSRSGPGTYPGRRPLPGQPPLFASRVLLGPTASEDARPTPAIRPWSWRRSFTTIAT; from the exons ATGAGTTCATTGTATTATGCGaatgctttattttctaaatatcctGCCGCAAGTTCGGTTTTCGCTACCGGAGCCTTCCCCGAACAAACTTCTTGTGCGTTTGCTTCCAACCCCCAGCGCCCGGGCTATGGAGCCGGTTCGGGCGCTTCCTTCGCCGCCTCGATGCAGGGCTTGTACCCCGGCGGGGGGGGCATGGCGGGCCAGAGCGCAGCCGGCGTCTACGCGGCCGGCTACGGGCTCGAGCCGAGTTCCTTCAACATGCACTGCGCGCCCTTTGAGCAGAACCTCTCCGGGGTGTGTCCCGGCGACTCTGCCAAGGCGGCGGGCGCCAAGGAGCAGAGGGACTCGGACTTGGCGGCCGAGAGTAACTTCCGGATCTACCCCTGGATGCGAAGCTCAGGTAACGCCGCGCACCGAGCCGTCCCGAGCCGCAGTGGCCCGGGCACATATCCCGGAAGGCGCCCCCTTCCCGGCCAACCGCCCCTCTTCGCGTCCAGAGTGCTCCTG GGACCGACCGCAAGCGAGGACGCCAGACCTACACCCGCTATCAGACCCTGGAGCTGGAGAAGGAGTTTCACTACAATCGCTACCTGA